A genomic stretch from Cervus canadensis isolate Bull #8, Minnesota chromosome 27, ASM1932006v1, whole genome shotgun sequence includes:
- the LOC122428838 gene encoding olfactory receptor 5AC1-like, producing MAEENMTLVTGFLLTGLTDLPGLQVPLSLLFLVIYLTTMAGNLGLIFLIWKDPHLHTPMYSFLGSLAFADACCSSSVTPKMFINFLSKNHVIPLFDCLTQFYFFGSSATTECFLLVVMAYDRYAAICNPLLYSVVMSNRLCIQFIGVSYFVGFLHSAIHVGLLFRLTFCRTNVIHYFYCEILQLFKISCTDSTLNTLLVFIFSAFIQTSTFVTIMVSYTCVLFAILRKKSEKGRSKAFSTCSAHLLSVSLFYGTLFFMYVRPGSGPSEDHSKIYSLFYTTIIPLLNPFIYSLRNKEVISALRRIMKK from the coding sequence ATGGCAGAAGAAAATATGACTCTGGTGACGGGGTTTCTTCTCACAGGACTCACAGATCTCCCAGGGCTGCAGGTCCCCCTGTCCCTGTTGTTCCTGGTCATCTACCTCACCACCATGGCGGGCAACCTTGGACtgatttttctcatctggaaggACCCCCATCTTCACACCCCCATGTATTCATTCCTGGGCAGTTTAGCCTTTGCAGATGCTTGTTGTTCATCTTCCGTGACTCCCAAgatgtttataaattttttatcaAAGAATCATGTAATACCTCTCTTTGACTGTCTgacccaattttatttttttggttccaGTGCCACCACAGAATGTTTCCTCCTGGtggtgatggcctatgaccgctatgcaGCCATATGCAACCCTTTGCTTTATTCAGTAGTCATGTCCAACAGACTCTGTATTCAGTTTATAGGTGTTTCATATTTCGTTGGTTTTCTACATTCAGCCATTCATGTGGGTTTGTTATTCAGATTAACTTTCTGTAGGACCAATGTAATACATTATTTCTACTGTGAAATTTTACAACTGTTCAAAATTTCTTGCACTGATTCTACACTTAATACACTTCTGGTGTTTATCTTTTCAGCTTTTATACAAACTTCTACTTTTGTGACCATCATGGTCTCTTACACCTGTGTCCTCTTTGCCATCCTGAGAAAGAAGTCTGAAAAGGGCAGGAGCAAAGCCTTCTCCACATGCAGCGCCCaccttctctctgtctccttgtTCTATGGCACTCTCTTCTTCATGTATGTGCGTCCTGGGTCTGGCCCCTCTGAAGATCACagcaaaatatattctttattctaTACAACAATAATTCCTCTACTAAATCCTTTTATTTACAGCCTGAGAAACAAAGAGGTTATAAGTGCTTTGAGAAgaataatgaagaaatga